Below is a window of Humulus lupulus chromosome 2, drHumLupu1.1, whole genome shotgun sequence DNA.
agcagtagtagcagtagtagtagtagtagtagtagaagtagtagcagcagcagcagcagcagtagtagtagtagtagtagtagtagcaatagtagtagtagcaatagtagtagtagtagtagtagtgatagtagtaatagtagtagtagtagtagtggtagtagcggtagcagtagcagcagtagcagtagttgcagCAGAAGCAGTagagtagcaatagcagtagtggcagtagcagtagcagtagttgcagCAGAAGCAGtagagtagcagtagcagtagtggcagtagcagtagcagtagcagcagtagtagtagtagtagtagaagcagtagcagtagcagcagtagcagtagtagaagtagcagcagtagcaatagtagcagtagcagtagaagcaatagtagcagtagcagcaatagtagcagtagtagcagtagcagtaacagtagcagtagcagtagcagtagcagtagcag
It encodes the following:
- the LOC133816518 gene encoding uncharacterized protein LOC133816518, translating into SSSSSSSSSSSSSSSSSSSCCCCSSSSSSSKSSSSSSSSSSSSSSSSNSSSSSISSSSSSSSTSSSSSSSSSSSSSSSSSSSSSSSSSSRSSSSSSSSSSSSSSSSSNSSSSNSSSSSSSDSSNSSSSSTEASSSSSSGSSSSSSSSSSSSSRSSSSSSSSSSRSSSSSNSSSSSRSNSSSSSNSSSSSSSSNSSSSSSSSSSSRSSSSSSSSSRSSSSSSSSS